A window of Syntrophaceae bacterium genomic DNA:
GACGACGGGGTGGGTGACGCGGGCGTGGCTGATGAAGCAGCACCCGAAGTGGCTCAAGGAGATGGAGCACGAGGGCAAGCTGGTGGTTTCCGGGGAGGAGAAGCCCGGCGGCGGCCACTGAGTCCCGGACGTCCATTGATCATGATCGAGCAGAAGGCCTGCCCTCCGGGGCGGGCCTTTTTTCTGATGTCAGAGGGGGGCGGATTTCAAATCCGCTCCCCTTCTTTTTCTTTTTTCGGAGAACCGGACATGGATGATAGGCCGACTCCCGGAGGAGGGGGCTTCCCTCGCGCTCAGAAGAGTTTTTTCGACCCTGCAGCGTCTCGCTCCGCTGCAAAGTCATAACTCGCGCCTGGCGGCGCTCAGACAGATGACTTTGCGGGCGCTGCGCTGCGACGGCAGGGTGCCCCGAAAAAGCCTCTATTCGCGCTCCGGGAAAACCCTTCTCCACGTCCGCGGGGGCGCGGCCGGGGGTTCCCAGAGGAGCGATTAGGAGAATTTTCCACCCGGATGGCTGCTCGGTCGGACAATGCACTCCGCAGGAAATTCTCCGCGACGGCGGGAGCCCCCGTGACAGCCCTCGCGCCACGATGCAAAAAGAAAGAAAAGGTGGAGCGGATTTGAAATCGGCTTCCCTCTTCAGTGTTTGCGCAGATTTGCACAGAGATGAAGATGTATTCTCTCAGATGTACTGCTGCATGATCTTCGACAGATCTCGGTCCATGGCGCCGGGGCCGGACGTTTCGTAGGAGTCGATGAGATCCCCCAGCCGGTTGTAGGTGTAGGCGTCGGAGAGGTCGCCCAGGCGCCGGTAGATGCCCTTCCGCCGTCCCAGGCGGTAGATCAGGCGGTCCCGGTCGGGGAGGTCGAAGAAGCGGTCGATCATGGCCAGGAGCCGCGGCTTGTCCTCCGGAAGCTTTCCCTCCAGTTCCTCCAGAAGGTTGAGGATGTGGTCGCTCACGATGGTGGAGGCGATGCCGTCGAGGGTCTCGATGAACAGCCGGATCTCCTTGAGGATCTCCTCGTCCGGCAGGGGGCTGAACTCGCCCTTCTGCCGCATCTCGTAGAGATCCGTTCCCGGAACGACCTGGAGGGTCCGGAGTCGGATGAAGTCGGGGTTGATGGCGTTGAGCACCTTTGCCGTCTCGACGGCATGCTCCGTGGACCAGCGGTCGCCTCCGAGGCCCGGGATGACGTATTCCGAGAGCGAAATCCCCGCGGCGACGACGTTTTGTCCGCCCCGGATGTGGTCCTGGGCGGTGGCGCCCTTTTTGATGAAGTCCAGGACCGGGTCATACCCGCTCTCCAGGCCGATGTGGATCCGGGAGAGGCCCGCCTCCTTCAGGCGCGTGAGCTCCTCCACGCTCTTGCGGGCCGCCGTCTTGGAGCGGCAGTAGGAGGTGATCCGCTTGACCCAGGGGAACTGCTCCCGGATGAAGTTCAGCACGTCCACCAGGTCGTCGGTCTTCATGATGATGGAGTTGGCGTCCTGAAGAAAGACCGATTCGCCGCCGAAATAGAGCCAGGCGACAACGGACCGGATGCTCTCGCCGTGAACTTCGTCGGACTCGAAGAAATAGTTCGCCACCGACTGGGTGATCCGGCCACCGTGGCCGTATTTCCAGGAGGTCTCGGTGATCCGTTCCACCATGGAGCGGATCGTCCGGATGTCGTCCTTGATCTCTGCGACGGGCCGCAGCTCGAATTTCGTTCCCCGGTAGGTGTGGCAGAAGGCGCACTTGTTCCAGGGACAGTTGCGGGTCAGGCGGATGAGGAGGCTTCTGGCCTCGCTGGGGGGCCGGATGGGGCCCAGTTCAAACGTGCCGTTCATGGGGGATACTCCAATCGTTCGACATGGCGTAATATGGGTACTCAGTTGAGGAAAAGCAAGGGATTGCAGGCCTTGTTCTTCACGCGGACCTCGAAGTGGAGCACGCCGGTGGCGGCCCGCTCGTCCCGGCCTACCGAACCGATCCGGGCGCCCGCCCGGACCTTGTCGTCGGCGTTCACCAGGCGGCTGCCCAGGTTCGTGTAGACCGTGGCGTAGGAGTCCTCGTGCCGGAGGATGATGGTCTCGCCGTAATCCTTCAGGGGGGCCGAGAAGATGACCGTCCCGTGCTCGGCGGCGACGACGGGGGTGCCTTCCCGGGCGGCGATCCGGACGCCGTTGGAATACATGCCGTTCTGCTGCGGGCCGAAGCGTGTGAGGACCCGGCCCTTCACGGGCCATTGGAGCTTCTTCCGTTTCTCCTTCTCCGGCTTCTCATCCCCGGACGTCGTTCCGGCGGCAGGAGGCTTTCCCTTCGCGGCCGGTGCGACGTCCTTCGCATGCTCCGGTTCACCCCCGGGCTTTACGGCCGCTGACCGCGTTCCATCCGGCCGTTCCCCCGGCTTCGGGGCCGGTTCCTTCGCTGCCTCTGCGGCCCGGTTCCTTGACTCGGCTGCCTCCTTTTCCGCTTTTTCCCTGTCTGCCTCCGAAAGGAAGACCTGTCCCTCAGCGACGGTGATCCGCCCCGCCGGCGCTGCCGGTTTTTCCGTACGGGCCGGTGCCTTCGCTGCGGCCTTCAGGGGGGCGGGAGCGGAGGCCGGATCGGCGGTTCCCGCCGCCTTGGGCTTGAGGGCCGCCGGTTTTCGGGTTTTTGGCTCTGCGGCCGGAAAGTCCGGAGCAGGCCTGTCCTTTTTGGCTTTCGCTTCTTTCTGCTTGGGCCGGGCCGGCTCTTTCGCGCCGGCGGTCTCTTTTTCCCGTGCCTTCCCGCTGCCTTTCCTTTCCCTGCCGGAGGATGCCCTCTCCGCGGATGGCGGGGGAGGCTTGGCGGATTTTCTCGACGCCTTGGGGCGGGTGTCGTCGATGGCCGTCTTCGCTCCCGGGATAAAGAGCGCCCGGTCGGTCTCCAGGCGGTCCTTCGCGGACATGTTGTTGGCCTGCCGGATCGTATCGACGGTCACTCCGTAGGCCTGGGCGATTCCGGACAGGGTCTCCCCCTTCTTGACCAGGTGGTAGACCCCTTTGGAGGGGCGGGTTCGGGAGGCGGCGTCCGCAGGGGCAAGAAGGATTGCCACGGCCAGAAAGGCCGGCAGAATCGCCAGGACAATCAGAAAACGGCGGAAAGAGGCCCGCAGGAACCGGCGGGGGACCGCTCCGGCGGCGGGTCCGTCAGTGCGCCTGCCAGCCGTGGTCTCCGATGAGGTCCACAAAGCGGCATCCCCCAAGATTTTCCTTTTTCAGGTCGTTCGGATCCTCGGAAAGGCGGGTGTATTTCATGAGTGTCTGGGTGAAGCGACCCCCGACGGGAACGACAAGACGTCCTCCCACGGCGAGCTGGAGGATCAGAGGGTCCGGAACGGCGGGAGCCCCTGCGGTGACGATGATCCCGTCGAAGGGGGCCTCGTCGCGCCAGCCATACGTGCCGTCGGCCACCCGGACGGCCACGTTGTAAAGGTTCATTCCCTCCAGGAGTCGCCGGGCCTTCGTTGCCAGGGCGGGAATCCGTTCGATGGAGAAGACGTGGTCCGCCAGCATCGCCAGGATTGCCGCCTGGTAGCCCGATCCCGTCCCGATCTCGAGAACCTTTTCCTTTCCCGTCAACTCCAGGGCCTCCGTCATGAGCGCGACGATGTAGGGCTGGGAAATCGTCTGGTGCTCGTCGATCGGGAGGGGGCTGTCGTTGTAGGCCTGGCTGATGATGGCCTCGTCGACGAAGATGTGGCGCGGGACCGTCTCCATGGCCTTCAGGAGCCTCGGATCGGCGACGCCCCGGGCCCGGATCTGTGTTTCCACCATCTTCAGCCGCTGTTTCCGGTAGAGATCCGTCATCTTTCAACCAAGCGTTGCTTCCTGGGCGGAATGCGGTAGAATTCCTCGATCCGCTGATGCCGGCGGAGACCCAGGGCCTCGCGGGTTACGATCAGGTAATACATGCGGACCTCGGCATATTCACGGGCGGTATTGAACTGATCGATCTTCTCGTTGACGCCGGAGATCAGTTTCGCCCGGTGCCGGTACTCGGGGCCGAAGAATTCCGGGCTTTCTCCCTGGGCCTTCAGGAGGGCCATGTCCTCGTCGATACCCGCCTCGATGCCCTTGAGCGTGTCGAGGGCCTGGGTCAGCCGCTCGCTCGCCCGGGTGAGAACGGCGATCCGTTCCTTCAGGAGCTCTTCCTGCAGAATGTCCTGTGCGGTTTTTTTCGTCGTGATCATGGGCCTCTGCCGTACCGGGTTTTTCCGAGCGGGAAACGGTTTTCACCTATCATGACGCCCGCTTCAATTCAACCCCAAAGCCCATCCGGCCGCGGACCCGTGCAAGTTCCCCTTTACACCCCCCCGGGTTTTCGTTAAAAAGTCGGGGCTTAAGAAATTCCTCCGAAAGGTTCGTTTTCATGTCCATGCCGTCTTCTTTTCCCATGTCCGCCGCCGTCCGTGAGGCCTACCGTTCCGGCCGGGAGGACGAGACCCTTCCGCCCGTCGTTCTCTGTGATGCCGGGGGGCGACCCCTGGGCCGCTTCCGGAAGGGCGATTCCGTGATCTTCTACAACATCCGCGGGGAGCGGGAGGGGGAACTGACGGAGAGCCTGATTCGAGATGATTTTCCGCATTTCCCGGTGGAGAACGGCCTGGACCTCCGGTTCGCCACGATGATCTCCTACGGAAAAGACCTGGACGTCCGGGTGGCCTTTCCCTCCGAGGAGGCGGTTCTGGACACCCTGGGAGACGTCCTCTCCCGCCACGGCATCCCCCAGGTCCGGATCACCGAGGCGGAGAAGGCCGTCCATGTCGGGTTCTTCCTCAGCGGGAAGCGGACCGGCCTTCTTCCCGGGGAGGAGCGGATCGTCGTGCCCACCCGGAAGGACGTGGCCCTCTTCGACGAGGCGCCCGAGATGTCGATCACGGGCATTACCGAGGCCGTCCTGGCCAGGATCCATGACCCGTCGGCCCGCTTCGTCTTCGCGAACCTGCCCAACGTGGACGTGGTGGGCCACATCGAGAACGAAGAGGCCGTCATGAAGGCCGTCGAGGCGGTGGACCGGGCCGCCGATATCCTGACCGGCGAGGCCCTCCGGGCGGGCTGGACCGTCGTCGTCACCGCCGACCACGGATCCGCCGAGAAATGGCTCTATCCCGACGGCGCCGTGGATACGGGCCACACCGACAGCCCCGTGCCGTTTCTGCTCCTCGGCCCGGCGGGCCCGGTCCCGCTCCGCCCGCAGGGCACCCTGATCGACGTGGCACCGACGATCCTGGAGCTTCTGGGCCTTCCGGCCCCCCCCGCCATGACGGGCCGGAGCCTCCTGACGAACGAAGGGGCGAAGCCCCGGGCCGAGCGGCTCCTCGTGCTCCTCCTGGACGGATGGGGGTTGAACCCTGCGAGGGAAGGGAACCTGATCGCCCGGGCCAGGACGCCCGCCATGGACCGGCTCCTGGCGGCCGGGGCGCACGCGGCCCTGGAGGCGGCCGGAGAGGCTGTCGGCCTGCCTGCCGGCACCGTGGGAAACTCCGAGGCGGGACATCTGCACATCGGCGCCGGCCGGGTGATCTACTCCGACCGGGTCCGGATCGACCGGGCCATCGCCGACGGGTCGTTTGCCCGGAACGAGGCCTTCCGCTGGGCCGTCGAGGGGGCGAAGCGGGACGGCAGGGCCCTCCACCTGATGGGCATCGTCTCCTTCTTCAGCTCCCACGGATCCCTGAACCACCTGTATGCCCTGATGGACCTGGCCGTGGAGGCGGGACCGGCGGAGGTCTACATCCACGCCATGCTGGGCCGGCGGGGGGAGCAGCCGGAGAGCGGGGCCCGGTACATCGAGCAGGTGGAGCGGCGGGCCGCCGGGACCGGCTGCGGCCGCGTCGTCTCCGTCATCGGCCGCTACTGGTCCATGGACCGGGAGGAGAACTGGGACCGCATCGAGAAGACCTACCGGATGCTCGTCCACGGAGAAGGGCAGCCGGTCTCGGACGAAAAGGGAACGTAGGGCCGGGCCTTCCGGCGGAGGGAACGGTAGAGGCTTGCTGATTCCGGAAGCGCCCGGCCGGGGCCGGGCCGGGAGGGGATACGATGGAAGCGGTGATCAACAAGACGAGGCTGGTCCTCGTCGAAGGGGACATCACCCGGGAGGAGACGGACGCCATCGCCAATGCGGCCAACGAAGGGCTCCGGGGCGGGGGCGGCGTGGATGGCGCCATCCACCGGGCCGGGGGACCGGCCATCATGGCGGAGTGCCGGAAGATCGGGTACTGCCCCACGGGTCAGGCCGTCGTCACCACCGGCGGGGACCTGAAGGCGAAGTACGTGATCCACACGGTGGGTCCCGTGTACCGGGGCGGGACGAGGGGCGAGGAGAGACTGCTGGCGAGCTGCTACACCGAGTGCCTGAAGCAGGCCGCCGCCCGGGGGTTGAAAAGCATCGCCTTTCCGTCCATCAGCACGGGGGTCTACGGATATCCCATGGATGAGGCCGCCCATGTCTCGCTGAAGGCGACAATCGAATTTCTGAAGGGGAACGAAACCCTGGATACGGTGCGGTTTGTCCTGTTCGGGAAGGCGGCGCTGGAGGTGTACGAGCAGGAACTGCGGAAACTGCTGTAACAGGCTGCTGAAAAATGGCGCCTGCTGCGCTGCCCTCATCCCGCGCCGGCAGAAGATTTGTCCGAGGCGCGGGGCTGTCGCGGGGGCTTCCGCCGTCGCGAAAACTCTTCCATCCCGGCCGTTTGAAACCGGAAAGCCGCGAAACTGGAAAAGTTATTCCAATTGCTCCTCTGGAAACCCCCGGCCGCGCCCCCGCGAATACAGGCTCCGTTGCTGCGTTGAGAAACAGGGAAGAGCGGCCCTTCCGGGGAAGGCTGTTCAAAAGGGATTGGAGGCGAGGCGCCCGAAGTTCCGGCAGAGATGCGGGACGGCCGCGAAAAAGCCCGCAGGCAAGGCGCGCAAGTCCTGAGGAGTGAGGCGTACTACCGGTACGTCGCAACGACGAAGGATGCAGCGCAACGCAGCATCCGGGCTTTTCCCGTGGCCGTCAGGACTCGGTCTTCCGGGTGACCCCGGCCTTGATCATGTTCACCGCATCCATCATGGCGGCAAAGACGTTCTCCCGGAAATTGCCCGCCACGACGACGTACATGACGTCTTCGCCCACATTGAGGGTCCCTTCCCGGACCTCTGCCAGGACCTCCACAATGCCTGGGCGTTGCCGGATCTCGGCAACAATGGCGGCGAGGCGGTCCCGGTCGGCCCGGACGGTCACCTGCGATACGGGGCGGCCGTCCCGGGAGGTGGCCCGGACAACGCCGTTGTGACACAGGATCATCCCTGCCTCGGGGAAGCGGGGATGGGACTTGACGGATTGGATCATGTCCATCAGGTTCATGATATAGCCTCGAATCAATTCGGATGGTTGATGCGCCCCCGCAAGGGCGACCATTTTTCACTCTTTTCTGCAGGACCGCCATGCGCCGCAAGGGTTCCCCGAAACTGGAGCCTCTCGGACAGATCATCCGGAAGGTGGCGAAGCGGGAGGGGCTCCCCCTCCAGGCGGCGGACCTGCGCCTTCTGACCTTCTGGGACCGGACGGTGGGACCCCAGGTGGCCGCCCAGACCTACCCGGAGGATATCCGCCGCGGCATTCTCCAGGTGCGGGTTTCCTCCTCCGTATGGATGCACCAGCTCCAGTTCCTGAAGGAGGACATTCTCCGGAAACTTCAGGGCGTCATGGGGAGCGACAGCGTCAAGGGGTTTCGCTTCTCCATCGGCGAGATTCCCCGGCCGGCCCCGGCCCCGAAACCGGAGACCCCGCCTTCGGAGATCCTCGGCACCTCGCTCCTGAAACCACGGGACCGGCGGCTCATCGAGGAGAACCTCACGGTTGTGGCGGATCCGGAGCTACGGGAACTGCTGCGGCGGGTCATGACGAAGGATCTGCTTCGCCGGCGGATCCGGGAGCAGAGGAAAGGCCGTCCATAAGCCGCTGCATCTCGCCGGAGTACCGTTCCCCTTCGCCGTACAGGAACAGCGGCGGCATCACCTCCAGTTCCTCTCCCCCTCCCAGGGTCCCCTCGACGAGGACGAACTCGCCTTCCGAATCGGACCGGGAATGGACCATCCGGAGGCGCTTCGGCTCCAGGCCCCGGGTCTTCATCGCCGTGATCAGCGTGGCCGCCCGTGCCGCCGGATAGATTGCATAGACCCTCCCGCCCTCTTTCAGGAGCAGCGCCGCCGAGGCAAGGAAATCCTCCAGCGTCCCGGCGATCTCGTGACGGGCGAGGGCCTTCTCCCGGTTTGGATTGACCCGGCCGGAGCGGGACTTCCGATAGGGAGGGTTGAAAACGACAAGCTCGAAGGAAGATGCGGCCAGGATCGGGACGGTCCGGCGAACATCGCCTTCCCGGACCCGGATGCGATCGCCCAGTCCGTTGATCTCCGCCGAACGGCGGGCCCGATCGGCCAGCTCCGGCTGCAGCTCCAGGGCCTCCACGAAGGGGCGCTCCGGTCGGGTGGCGAGGATCAGGGCGAGAATGCCGCTCCCCGCTCCCAGGTCCGCCGCCGTCTCTCCCGGACGGAGGCGCACGAACGAAGCCAGAAGCAGGGAGTCGACGGAGAAGCGGTAACCCCGCTTCGCCTGGATCACGCGAAGACGTCCTCCACAGATGGGATCCAGGGTCTCGTCTTCCTTCAGGAGTGCGGCGTGTTCCATGAGTCCCGGCGGTACCGGGCGGTTTCGTCCCGAGGTGTCAGCCAAGCAAATGAACGAAGAGACCGCTCCGGAGCTTCGGCTCGAACCAGGTTGATTTCGGGGGCATGACGCGGCCGGTGTCGGCCACCGCCATCATCTGGTCGAGGCTCGTGGGGAAAAGTGTGAAGGCTGCGGCAGCGCGGCCCGAGTCGACCAGCCGCTCCAGTTCCCCGGGGCCGCGGATGCCGCCGACGAAGTCGATGCGGCGGTCCGTCCGGGGGTCGCCGATGCCCAGGACCGGCCCCAGGAGGCGGTCCTGGAGAATCGAGACGTCCAGGGAGGCGACGGGGTCTTGAGTGTCCTCCGGCCCCGGCAGATACGTCAGGCCGTACCAGCGGCCCCGGAGGTACATGCCGAAGTCGCCCGCCCGGCCCGGTCTCTTCTCCGGGACGCCGGGGGTGACGCGAAAGCGGCGGGACACTTCCCGGAGGAAGGACTCCTCGTCCATTCCATTCAAGTCATGGACAGCCCGGTTGTAGTCCATGATGCGGATCTCGTCGTGGGAAAACAGGACGGCGAGGAAGAAGTTCCAGGGGGCATCCTCATTTCGGGAATCCGGGTCGGCTTCCCGCCTCGCGCGGGCCACCGCGGCGGCCGCCGCCGCCCGGTGATGTCCGTCGGCGATGTAAAGCGTGTCCACGGCGGCGAAGGACTCCCGGATGGCCGCTTCCACGGCGGCGTCCTCCACCGTCCATACGGTATGCACGACGCCGTCGTCGGCGGTGAAATCGACCGCCGGAGGTCCGCTGCTCACCTTCCGCAGCGTGTCCCGAAGATCCTCGCGGCTCCGATAGGCGACGAACACCGGCCCCGTCTGGGCGTTCAGCCGGTCGACGTGGCGGGTTCTCTCCCGCTCCTTGTCCTCCCGGGTGAACTCGTGCCTGCGGATCGTTCCGGACTCGTATTCGCGGGTGCTCAGGACGGCCACGAGGCCCGTCTGGCTGTGGCCGCCCATGGTTTGGCGGTACAGGTAGAAATGCGGGGCTCCGTCGCGAACGAGGATCCCTTCCCGGAGCATCCGGTCCAGGTTCTCCCGGCCCCGGGCAAAAACGGCTGCGTCGTCGGAAGAGACATCCGGCGGCAGGTCGATTTCCGATTTCTCCACCCGGAGAAAGCAGAGAGGGTTGGCCTCGGCCAGGCGGGCGGCCTCGTCGCGGCTGACAACGTCATAGGGGGGGGCCGCCACCTGCCGGGCGCAGTCCCAGCGGGGGTGAACGGCGGCAAAGGGCTTTACGGTTACCATGGTTTACAGATCCTTCTTGCGAAAAAGACTTTGGACTGGCAGAATTCTGACCCCTCATAGCACAAGCCAAATATCCTGAACAGGAGGAAGTTCCCATGTCCCAGCCGGTTCGCGCGTTCATCCACGGCCTCGAAAGCACAGGCCGGGGCACGAAGGGAGTCTGGTTCCGGGAGCGCTATCCCGGAATGATCATCGAAGATTACCAGGGGAGCCTGGCGGAGCGGATGGAGGCGCTCCGGAAGAGGCTGGACGGCATGGAGAACCTCATCCTGGTCGGTTCCAGCTACGGCGGTCTCATGGCGGCCCTGTTCGCCTGCGCTTCCCCGGAGCGGGTCCGCCGGCTCGTTCTCCTGGCGCCGGCCCTCCATCTGGCCGAGTTCGCACCCTGCCTGGACCGGAAGATCGACCTGCCGGTCTTTCTGTATCACGGCTCCTTCGACGACGTGGTGCCCCCGGGGCCAGTCCGGGACATCGCCGGACGGGTGTTCCCCGACCTGACGTACCGGCTCGTGGAGGACGACCACAGCATCCACCGGAACTTCCCGCTCCTGCCGTGGGACGTCCTCCTGGAGGTCCGCTGAAGGAGATTCTCCGGGCTTTCCCGTTGACACGGATCCGGATTCATATTACCTTTCAATCAGTTCCCACAATCAGGACCACCCGTGCCGGAACATCCCGTCCCGTTTCCGGACGAAACCGTTCACCCTTTGCCGCCACTGCCGGGAGGTTCCACCATGAGCGCAGAACAACCGGAGAAGGGCCGGCTGGAGTTTCCGCTGGCCGACTGGATGAAGCAGTCTCAGGAGTTCTGGACGACCTGGATGCGGATGGCCGCGCCGTCCCGGGAGGCCGGGGGGCCATGGAAGGTCCCGCCGGGAGAGGCCGGACCGGGGGCGGCCCGCGGACGCATGCAGGAGAGCTGGGAGACGGTCTTCCGGATGTGGCAGTCTTTCTCGAGCGCCGCCAGCGATCCGACCACTGCCGATGCCGCCGTCAAGGGGCTGGAAACGCTGCCTGATTTTTACCTGAAGCTGGCGCAGGCCGGCTGGCTGGCCGTGATGAAGGCCCAGGAGCGGATGGTCGAGAAGGCCGGCAAGATCGGGCAGAAGACGGAGGCCTACCATTTCGAGGCCATCGACCAGAACCTGATCAAGGCCTGGAAGGAGATCTACGAGGAGGAGATCAGTCAGTTCTACAAGATTCCCCAGCTCGGGCTGACCCGCTACTACCAGGAGCGGTTCAACGAGTGCATGGATCAGATGAATCTTTTCCAGGCGGCCTTTTCGGAGTTCCTCTACGTCCTCTCCGTCCCGGTGGAGAAAACCTCCAAGGTCTTCCAGGAGAAGCTGGAGGAGCTGCAGCGGGAGGGAAAGATCCCCGAGAAGTCGAGGGACTACTACCAGTTGTGGCTCCGGATCCTGGAAGGCCACTACATGACACTCTTCCAGTCCCCCGAGTACCTGGAGGCCCTGCGGAACATGCTCGGCCAGCTGGATTCCTTCATCGCCTCGAAAAATTCGGTCCTGCAGGACGTGCTCCAGTTCCTGCCGGTGCCCACGAACAAGGAGATGGACGAACTGATCAAGGACCTGCACATCTTCAAGCGGCGGGTCCGGGAGCTGGAACGGCGGGTGAAGGCCCTCGAAAAAGGATCCACTCCCGCCACCGGATAGGAGGGAACGATGGAACAGCCGAAGATCTCTCTGGACCTCATCCTGGCCAACCTGGCGGAAGATGCCGAAAAGGCGCAGGAGCGCGTGACCAAGGCGTCGGAAGTCCTGTTGAGCCCGCTCCACACCGACCTGGCCACCACGCCCTATGACATGGTCTGGCAGGAGGACCGGGTCAAGCTCAAGCACTACCGGACGGATGTGGAGAAGTCCGTCAGGACCCCGCTCCTGGTGGTGTACGCCCTCATCAACCGGGAGACCATGCTGGACCTCCAGCCGGA
This region includes:
- a CDS encoding peptidoglycan DD-metalloendopeptidase family protein, with protein sequence MWTSSETTAGRRTDGPAAGAVPRRFLRASFRRFLIVLAILPAFLAVAILLAPADAASRTRPSKGVYHLVKKGETLSGIAQAYGVTVDTIRQANNMSAKDRLETDRALFIPGAKTAIDDTRPKASRKSAKPPPPSAERASSGRERKGSGKAREKETAGAKEPARPKQKEAKAKKDRPAPDFPAAEPKTRKPAALKPKAAGTADPASAPAPLKAAAKAPARTEKPAAPAGRITVAEGQVFLSEADREKAEKEAAESRNRAAEAAKEPAPKPGERPDGTRSAAVKPGGEPEHAKDVAPAAKGKPPAAGTTSGDEKPEKEKRKKLQWPVKGRVLTRFGPQQNGMYSNGVRIAAREGTPVVAAEHGTVIFSAPLKDYGETIILRHEDSYATVYTNLGSRLVNADDKVRAGARIGSVGRDERAATGVLHFEVRVKNKACNPLLFLN
- a CDS encoding DUF1015 domain-containing protein, whose translation is MVTVKPFAAVHPRWDCARQVAAPPYDVVSRDEAARLAEANPLCFLRVEKSEIDLPPDVSSDDAAVFARGRENLDRMLREGILVRDGAPHFYLYRQTMGGHSQTGLVAVLSTREYESGTIRRHEFTREDKERERTRHVDRLNAQTGPVFVAYRSREDLRDTLRKVSSGPPAVDFTADDGVVHTVWTVEDAAVEAAIRESFAAVDTLYIADGHHRAAAAAAVARARREADPDSRNEDAPWNFFLAVLFSHDEIRIMDYNRAVHDLNGMDEESFLREVSRRFRVTPGVPEKRPGRAGDFGMYLRGRWYGLTYLPGPEDTQDPVASLDVSILQDRLLGPVLGIGDPRTDRRIDFVGGIRGPGELERLVDSGRAAAAFTLFPTSLDQMMAVADTGRVMPPKSTWFEPKLRSGLFVHLLG
- a CDS encoding O-acetyl-ADP-ribose deacetylase, giving the protein MEAVINKTRLVLVEGDITREETDAIANAANEGLRGGGGVDGAIHRAGGPAIMAECRKIGYCPTGQAVVTTGGDLKAKYVIHTVGPVYRGGTRGEERLLASCYTECLKQAAARGLKSIAFPSISTGVYGYPMDEAAHVSLKATIEFLKGNETLDTVRFVLFGKAALEVYEQELRKLL
- a CDS encoding protein-L-isoaspartate(D-aspartate) O-methyltransferase, whose translation is MTDLYRKQRLKMVETQIRARGVADPRLLKAMETVPRHIFVDEAIISQAYNDSPLPIDEHQTISQPYIVALMTEALELTGKEKVLEIGTGSGYQAAILAMLADHVFSIERIPALATKARRLLEGMNLYNVAVRVADGTYGWRDEAPFDGIIVTAGAPAVPDPLILQLAVGGRLVVPVGGRFTQTLMKYTRLSEDPNDLKKENLGGCRFVDLIGDHGWQAH
- a CDS encoding alpha/beta fold hydrolase, producing MSQPVRAFIHGLESTGRGTKGVWFRERYPGMIIEDYQGSLAERMEALRKRLDGMENLILVGSSYGGLMAALFACASPERVRRLVLLAPALHLAEFAPCLDRKIDLPVFLYHGSFDDVVPPGPVRDIAGRVFPDLTYRLVEDDHSIHRNFPLLPWDVLLEVR
- a CDS encoding molybdenum cofactor biosynthesis protein MoaE, with translation MNLMDMIQSVKSHPRFPEAGMILCHNGVVRATSRDGRPVSQVTVRADRDRLAAIVAEIRQRPGIVEVLAEVREGTLNVGEDVMYVVVAGNFRENVFAAMMDAVNMIKAGVTRKTES
- a CDS encoding phosphoglycerate mutase (2,3-diphosphoglycerate-independent); the encoded protein is MSMPSSFPMSAAVREAYRSGREDETLPPVVLCDAGGRPLGRFRKGDSVIFYNIRGEREGELTESLIRDDFPHFPVENGLDLRFATMISYGKDLDVRVAFPSEEAVLDTLGDVLSRHGIPQVRITEAEKAVHVGFFLSGKRTGLLPGEERIVVPTRKDVALFDEAPEMSITGITEAVLARIHDPSARFVFANLPNVDVVGHIENEEAVMKAVEAVDRAADILTGEALRAGWTVVVTADHGSAEKWLYPDGAVDTGHTDSPVPFLLLGPAGPVPLRPQGTLIDVAPTILELLGLPAPPAMTGRSLLTNEGAKPRAERLLVLLLDGWGLNPAREGNLIARARTPAMDRLLAAGAHAALEAAGEAVGLPAGTVGNSEAGHLHIGAGRVIYSDRVRIDRAIADGSFARNEAFRWAVEGAKRDGRALHLMGIVSFFSSHGSLNHLYALMDLAVEAGPAEVYIHAMLGRRGEQPESGARYIEQVERRAAGTGCGRVVSVIGRYWSMDREENWDRIEKTYRMLVHGEGQPVSDEKGT
- a CDS encoding DUF721 domain-containing protein — encoded protein: MRRKGSPKLEPLGQIIRKVAKREGLPLQAADLRLLTFWDRTVGPQVAAQTYPEDIRRGILQVRVSSSVWMHQLQFLKEDILRKLQGVMGSDSVKGFRFSIGEIPRPAPAPKPETPPSEILGTSLLKPRDRRLIEENLTVVADPELRELLRRVMTKDLLRRRIREQRKGRP
- a CDS encoding formate dehydrogenase subunit gamma, which produces TTGWVTRAWLMKQHPKWLKEMEHEGKLVVSGEEKPGGGH
- a CDS encoding tRNA1(Val) (adenine(37)-N6)-methyltransferase gives rise to the protein MEHAALLKEDETLDPICGGRLRVIQAKRGYRFSVDSLLLASFVRLRPGETAADLGAGSGILALILATRPERPFVEALELQPELADRARRSAEINGLGDRIRVREGDVRRTVPILAASSFELVVFNPPYRKSRSGRVNPNREKALARHEIAGTLEDFLASAALLLKEGGRVYAIYPAARAATLITAMKTRGLEPKRLRMVHSRSDSEGEFVLVEGTLGGGEELEVMPPLFLYGEGERYSGEMQRLMDGLSSAPGSAGEADPSS
- a CDS encoding radical SAM protein, with translation MNGTFELGPIRPPSEARSLLIRLTRNCPWNKCAFCHTYRGTKFELRPVAEIKDDIRTIRSMVERITETSWKYGHGGRITQSVANYFFESDEVHGESIRSVVAWLYFGGESVFLQDANSIIMKTDDLVDVLNFIREQFPWVKRITSYCRSKTAARKSVEELTRLKEAGLSRIHIGLESGYDPVLDFIKKGATAQDHIRGGQNVVAAGISLSEYVIPGLGGDRWSTEHAVETAKVLNAINPDFIRLRTLQVVPGTDLYEMRQKGEFSPLPDEEILKEIRLFIETLDGIASTIVSDHILNLLEELEGKLPEDKPRLLAMIDRFFDLPDRDRLIYRLGRRKGIYRRLGDLSDAYTYNRLGDLIDSYETSGPGAMDRDLSKIMQQYI